One window from the genome of Sardina pilchardus chromosome 12, fSarPil1.1, whole genome shotgun sequence encodes:
- the tcf23 gene encoding transcription factor 23 isoform X3, giving the protein MEKNLKSAGFDSLDMDGTKAGNLLCDRVAPPGSTKMKVGMVGPKGMKSHNCPENAARERSRVRNLREAFHRLQAALPSVPPDTKLSKLDILVLATNYIAHLTDTLDQSRCFSDQTFSSKAGGFLHPVKKWPMRSLLYCGNMDKWLTGVPAIQETTTASPVTPKRSVNM; this is encoded by the exons ATGGAGAAGAATCTGAAGAGTGCTGGGTTTGACTCATTGGATATGGATGGAACCAAGGCGGGAAACTTGCTCTGTGACAGAGTAGCCCCTCCAGGCTCTACAAAG ATGAAGGTAGGAATGGTTGGACCAAAAGGGATGAAGTCTCATAATTGTCCTGAGAATGCAGCTCGTGAGAGGAGTCGGGTGAGGAACCTGCGAGAGGCATTCCACAGGCTGCAGGCTGCACTACCCTCTGTCCCTCCAGACACCAAGCTGTCAAAGTTGGATATACTTGTTCTGGCCACCAACTACATTGCCCACCTCACAGATACACTGGATCAGAGCAGGTGCTTCAGTGATCAGACTTTTTCAAGCAAGGCTGGTGGATTTCTGCATCCTGTTAAG AAATGGCCGATGCGCTCTCTGCTGTATTGTGGAAATATGGACAAATGGCTTACAGGCGTTCCAGCCATCCAGGAGACAACCACTGCATCCCCGGTGACTCCCAAACGTTCAGTGAATATGTGA
- the tcf23 gene encoding transcription factor 24 isoform X2 has product MEKNLKSAGFDSLDMDGTKAGNLLCDRVAPPGSTKVTLSDTDQWVGMVGPKGMKSHNCPENAARERSRVRNLREAFHRLQAALPSVPPDTKLSKLDILVLATNYIAHLTDTLDQSRCFSDQTFSSKAGGFLHPVKKWPMRSLLYCGNMDKWLTGVPAIQETTTASPVTPKRSVNM; this is encoded by the exons ATGGAGAAGAATCTGAAGAGTGCTGGGTTTGACTCATTGGATATGGATGGAACCAAGGCGGGAAACTTGCTCTGTGACAGAGTAGCCCCTCCAGGCTCTACAAAGGTAACTCTTAGTGACACAGATCAATGG GTAGGAATGGTTGGACCAAAAGGGATGAAGTCTCATAATTGTCCTGAGAATGCAGCTCGTGAGAGGAGTCGGGTGAGGAACCTGCGAGAGGCATTCCACAGGCTGCAGGCTGCACTACCCTCTGTCCCTCCAGACACCAAGCTGTCAAAGTTGGATATACTTGTTCTGGCCACCAACTACATTGCCCACCTCACAGATACACTGGATCAGAGCAGGTGCTTCAGTGATCAGACTTTTTCAAGCAAGGCTGGTGGATTTCTGCATCCTGTTAAG AAATGGCCGATGCGCTCTCTGCTGTATTGTGGAAATATGGACAAATGGCTTACAGGCGTTCCAGCCATCCAGGAGACAACCACTGCATCCCCGGTGACTCCCAAACGTTCAGTGAATATGTGA
- the tcf23 gene encoding transcription factor 24 isoform X1: MEKNLKSAGFDSLDMDGTKAGNLLCDRVAPPGSTKVTLSDTDQWMKVGMVGPKGMKSHNCPENAARERSRVRNLREAFHRLQAALPSVPPDTKLSKLDILVLATNYIAHLTDTLDQSRCFSDQTFSSKAGGFLHPVKKWPMRSLLYCGNMDKWLTGVPAIQETTTASPVTPKRSVNM, encoded by the exons ATGGAGAAGAATCTGAAGAGTGCTGGGTTTGACTCATTGGATATGGATGGAACCAAGGCGGGAAACTTGCTCTGTGACAGAGTAGCCCCTCCAGGCTCTACAAAGGTAACTCTTAGTGACACAGATCAATGG ATGAAGGTAGGAATGGTTGGACCAAAAGGGATGAAGTCTCATAATTGTCCTGAGAATGCAGCTCGTGAGAGGAGTCGGGTGAGGAACCTGCGAGAGGCATTCCACAGGCTGCAGGCTGCACTACCCTCTGTCCCTCCAGACACCAAGCTGTCAAAGTTGGATATACTTGTTCTGGCCACCAACTACATTGCCCACCTCACAGATACACTGGATCAGAGCAGGTGCTTCAGTGATCAGACTTTTTCAAGCAAGGCTGGTGGATTTCTGCATCCTGTTAAG AAATGGCCGATGCGCTCTCTGCTGTATTGTGGAAATATGGACAAATGGCTTACAGGCGTTCCAGCCATCCAGGAGACAACCACTGCATCCCCGGTGACTCCCAAACGTTCAGTGAATATGTGA
- the ephx1 gene encoding epoxide hydrolase 1 isoform X1, whose translation MCTMLIECLVVLALGIVACLVLLKRKTVVLKTEDGWWGIGDVPQGNEDENISSFTVETSQQEIEDLHRRIDQTRPVPSLEDSQFNYGVNSKVLQKVVTYWRNVFDWKKQVDKLNKYPHFKTKIEGISVHYVHVKPKRKTNCVPIIMVHGWPGSFYEFYGIMPLLTEPANPDDLAFEVICPSIPGYGFSEAPHKKGFDSVCAARIFHKLMKRLGFSQFYAHGGDWGWLITTNMAQLDPKAVKGLHLNFAPPAKPGLPMILSLMLGWRFPKLFGFTQHDVKRLYPCMEKMVVEPVKEMGYMHIQATKPDTAGRALNDSPVGLAAYILEKFSTWTDPEFRDLDDGGLERKFSLDDLLTNIMIYWTTESIISSMRFYKENFAKGLNQPHSSMPVSVPTALASFPNELMHTPKLWAKQKYHKLIAFTPMASGGHFAALEEPELMSQDIQHFVKILEKK comes from the exons ATGTG CACCATGTTGATTGAGTGCCTGGTGGTTCTAGCCTTGGGTATTGTAGCCTGTCTTGTGCTGctaaagagaaagacagtggtACTGAAGACAGAAGATGGCTGGTGGGGAATTGGAGATGTACCTCAGGGGAATGAGGATGAGAACATTTCTTCTTTCACGGTTGAAACATCCCAACAAGAGATTGAG GACTTGCACAGGAGAATAGATCAAACACGGCCTGTTCCTTCTTTGGAGGACAGCCAATTTAATTATGGCGTCAACTCCAAAGTTCTACAGAAAGTTGTAACATACTGGAGAAATGTCTTTGACTGGAAGAAGCAAGTGGACAAATTAAACAAATACccacattttaaaacaaaaattgAAG GTATCAGTGTCCACTATGTCCATGTAAAgccaaagagaaaaacaaattgTGTACCTATAATCATGGTACATGGTTGGCCTGGCTCCTTCTATGAGTTCTATGGGATTATGCCCCTTCTCACTGAGCCTGCCAACCCTGACGACCTTGCCTTTGAGGTTATTTGCCCATCCATCCCAGGCTATGGATTTTCAGAGGCCCCACATAAAAAAG ggtttgattCTGTTTGCGCAGCCAGAATATTCCACAAGCTGATGAAGAGGCTTGGTTTCAGTCAGTTCTATGCTCATGGTGGGGACTGGGGTTGGCTCATCACTACGAACATGGCACAGCTTGATCCCAA AGCAGTCAAAGGTCTTCACCTGAATTTTGCACCTCCTGCTAAGCCTGGTCTTCCAATGATACTGTCTTTGATGCTGGGTTGGCGATTCCCAAAGTTATTTGGCTTCACTCAGCATGATGTGAAACGCCTCTACCCCTGCATGGAGAAAATGGTTGTAGAGCCAGTGAAGGAGATGGGATACATGCATATCCAGGCTACCAAACCAGATACGGCAG GAAGGGCATTGAATGATTCGCCAGTTGGTTTAGCTGCTTACATTCTAGAGAAGTTTTCCACATGGACAGATCCTGAGTTCAGGGACCTTGATGATGGAGGACTAGAAAG GAAATTCTCCTTGGATGACCTTTTAACAAACATAATGATCTATTGGACGACTGAGTCAATTATTTCATCCATGCGATTCTACAAGGAGAATTTTGCCAAGGGCTTGAACCAGCCGCATTCAAG TATGCCAGTTTCTGTGCCCACTGCCCTGGCTTCTTTTCCCAATGAGCTGATGCACACTCCTAAGCTTTGGGCAAAACAAAAGTATCACAAACTAATTGCCTTCACTCCAATGGCCTCTGGTGGCCACTTCGCAGCCCTGGAGGAGCCAGAACTTATGTCACAGGACATTCAACACTTCGTCAAGATCCTGGAGAAGAAGTAA
- the ephx1 gene encoding epoxide hydrolase 1 isoform X2 — protein sequence MLIECLVVLALGIVACLVLLKRKTVVLKTEDGWWGIGDVPQGNEDENISSFTVETSQQEIEDLHRRIDQTRPVPSLEDSQFNYGVNSKVLQKVVTYWRNVFDWKKQVDKLNKYPHFKTKIEGISVHYVHVKPKRKTNCVPIIMVHGWPGSFYEFYGIMPLLTEPANPDDLAFEVICPSIPGYGFSEAPHKKGFDSVCAARIFHKLMKRLGFSQFYAHGGDWGWLITTNMAQLDPKAVKGLHLNFAPPAKPGLPMILSLMLGWRFPKLFGFTQHDVKRLYPCMEKMVVEPVKEMGYMHIQATKPDTAGRALNDSPVGLAAYILEKFSTWTDPEFRDLDDGGLERKFSLDDLLTNIMIYWTTESIISSMRFYKENFAKGLNQPHSSMPVSVPTALASFPNELMHTPKLWAKQKYHKLIAFTPMASGGHFAALEEPELMSQDIQHFVKILEKK from the exons ATGTTGATTGAGTGCCTGGTGGTTCTAGCCTTGGGTATTGTAGCCTGTCTTGTGCTGctaaagagaaagacagtggtACTGAAGACAGAAGATGGCTGGTGGGGAATTGGAGATGTACCTCAGGGGAATGAGGATGAGAACATTTCTTCTTTCACGGTTGAAACATCCCAACAAGAGATTGAG GACTTGCACAGGAGAATAGATCAAACACGGCCTGTTCCTTCTTTGGAGGACAGCCAATTTAATTATGGCGTCAACTCCAAAGTTCTACAGAAAGTTGTAACATACTGGAGAAATGTCTTTGACTGGAAGAAGCAAGTGGACAAATTAAACAAATACccacattttaaaacaaaaattgAAG GTATCAGTGTCCACTATGTCCATGTAAAgccaaagagaaaaacaaattgTGTACCTATAATCATGGTACATGGTTGGCCTGGCTCCTTCTATGAGTTCTATGGGATTATGCCCCTTCTCACTGAGCCTGCCAACCCTGACGACCTTGCCTTTGAGGTTATTTGCCCATCCATCCCAGGCTATGGATTTTCAGAGGCCCCACATAAAAAAG ggtttgattCTGTTTGCGCAGCCAGAATATTCCACAAGCTGATGAAGAGGCTTGGTTTCAGTCAGTTCTATGCTCATGGTGGGGACTGGGGTTGGCTCATCACTACGAACATGGCACAGCTTGATCCCAA AGCAGTCAAAGGTCTTCACCTGAATTTTGCACCTCCTGCTAAGCCTGGTCTTCCAATGATACTGTCTTTGATGCTGGGTTGGCGATTCCCAAAGTTATTTGGCTTCACTCAGCATGATGTGAAACGCCTCTACCCCTGCATGGAGAAAATGGTTGTAGAGCCAGTGAAGGAGATGGGATACATGCATATCCAGGCTACCAAACCAGATACGGCAG GAAGGGCATTGAATGATTCGCCAGTTGGTTTAGCTGCTTACATTCTAGAGAAGTTTTCCACATGGACAGATCCTGAGTTCAGGGACCTTGATGATGGAGGACTAGAAAG GAAATTCTCCTTGGATGACCTTTTAACAAACATAATGATCTATTGGACGACTGAGTCAATTATTTCATCCATGCGATTCTACAAGGAGAATTTTGCCAAGGGCTTGAACCAGCCGCATTCAAG TATGCCAGTTTCTGTGCCCACTGCCCTGGCTTCTTTTCCCAATGAGCTGATGCACACTCCTAAGCTTTGGGCAAAACAAAAGTATCACAAACTAATTGCCTTCACTCCAATGGCCTCTGGTGGCCACTTCGCAGCCCTGGAGGAGCCAGAACTTATGTCACAGGACATTCAACACTTCGTCAAGATCCTGGAGAAGAAGTAA
- the LOC134098573 gene encoding glutathione-specific gamma-glutamylcyclotransferase 1-like, with protein sequence MKPQDILVGKNSLWIFGYGSLVWKPDFKYKKSNVGYITGYKRRFWHGDNFHRGDDEMPGRVVTLIEDDDACTWGTAFEVIGAQMEECLKYLNMRESVRGGYITKLVEFFPHGQNQTPVPAVVYIATPENPMYLGPASPEEIAAQIIVCKGNSGHNIEYLLRLAEFMRTTCPDVEDTHLFSIEAAALTLVPILLAS encoded by the exons ATGAAACCCCAAGACATCTTAGTGGGAAAAAACAGCCTGTGGATCTTCGGATATGGCTCGTTAGTCTGGAAGCCTGACTTTAAGTATAAAAAAAGCAATGTCGGATACATTACGGGCTACAAAAGACGTTTCTGGCACGGGGACAACTTCCATCGAGGAGACGATGAAATG CCCGGAAGAGTTGTGACGCTCATCGAAGATGATGAC gcGTGCACATGGGGCACGGCTTTTGAGGTCATTGGCGCACAAATGGAGGAGTGTCTGAAGTACCTGAACATGAGGGAGTCTGTGAGGGGCGGGTACATTACCAAGTTGGTTGAATTCTTCCCTCATGGCCAAAATCAAACACCTGTTCCAGCTGTGGTTTACATTGCCACCCCTGAAAATCCAATGTACCTGGGACCAGCAAGTCCAGAGGAAATTGCAGCCCAGATAATTGTTTGCAAAGGCAACTCGGGGCACAACATTGAGTACCTGCTTCGCCTGGCTGAGTTCATGAGGACCACCTGTCCAGATGTAGAGGACACCCATCTGTTCTCTATAGAGGCAGCTGCCCTGACCCTCGTGCCTATATTATTGGCATCCTAA